A window of Tursiops truncatus isolate mTurTru1 chromosome 8, mTurTru1.mat.Y, whole genome shotgun sequence contains these coding sequences:
- the SERPING1 gene encoding plasma protease C1 inhibitor isoform X3 has product MGAGPGVGRRGAGWRPPRPEARSWHRRRWLALQVWADVAAQMASRLTPLTLLLLLLAGSLEPQDRASSNLIGISPVDPESLQGGESEGDIPKGDIPNNVSIKDTEGSSTLLKTNLTIETVNTTQPFNQSTTQPFNQSTTQPIQPTTQATTKSFCPAPVTSCSDLESHSAEAVLGEALTDFSLNLYHTFSVMKKEETNIVFSPFSIASLLTQVLLGARGETKESLERLLSYPEDFTCVHQALKASRSKGFTTVSQIFHSPDLAIRDTFANASRSLYGNSPKALANDSKVNLELINAWVAEETNHKIRQLLDSLPDDFRLVLLNAIYLSAKWKTTFNHSRTNMKGFYSRSSVIKVPMMNSKKYPVAHFTDPTLKAKHVRYLTEQNYSPAWPHLAST; this is encoded by the exons ATGGGGGCGGGCCCCGGGGTGGGGCGGCGCGGGGCGGGGTGGAGGCCCCCTAGGCCCGAGGCTCGGAGCTGGCACCGACGACGGTGGCTGGCTCTGCAGGTCTGGGCTGACGTCGCCGCCCAGATGGCCTCCAGGCTGACCCCGCTgaccctcctgctgctgctgctggctggG tctcTTGAACCACAGGATAGAGCCTCCTCAAATCTGATTGGTATCAGCCCCGTGGATCCAGAGAGCTTACAAGGAGGGGAAAGTGAAGGAGATATCCCCAAAGGAGATATTCCCAACAATGTATCCATTAAAGACACCGAGGGCTCTTCCACGCTGCTGAAAACCAACTTGACCATCGAAACAGTCAATACCACCCAGCCCTTCAACCAGTCCACCACCCAGCCCTTCAACCAGTCCACCACTCAGCCCATCCAACCAACAACCCAGGCCACTACTAAGTCCTTCTGCCCAGCGCCTGTCACCTCCTGCTCTGACTTGGAGAGTCATTCAGCAGAGGCCGTGCTGGGGGAGGCTTTGACAGATTTCTCCCTGAATCTCTACCACACTTTCTCAGTAATGAAGAAGGAGGAGACCAACATTGTCTTTTCCCCGTTCAGCATCGCCAGCCTCCTCACTCAAGTCCTGCTCG GGGCTAGAGGAGAAACCAAGGAAAGCCTGGAGCGACTCCTCTCTTACCCCGAAGACTTTACCTGTGTCCACCAGGCCCTGAAGGCCTCCAGGTCCAAAGGCTTTACCACAGTCTCTCAAATCTTCCACAGCCCAG ACCTGGCTATAAGGGACACCTTTGCGAATGCCTCTCGGAGCCTGTATGGCAACAGCCCCAAAGCCCTGGCAAATGACAGTAAAGTCAACTTGGAGCTCATCAACGCCTGGGTGGCCGAGGAGACCAACCACAAGATCAGGCAACTGCTGGACAGCCTGCCCGATGACTTCCGCCTGGTCCTTCTCAACGCTATCTACCTGAGTG CCAAGTGGAAGACAACATTTAACCACAGCAGAACAAATATGAAGGGCTTTTACAGCAGATCCTCTGTGATAAAAGTGCCCATGATGAACAGCAAGAAGTACCCTGTGGCCCATTTCACAGACCCGACTTTGAAGGCCAAG caTGTCAGGTACCTGACAGAACAGAATTACAGCCCTGCTTGGCCACATCTTGCTAGCACCTAA